The Juglans regia cultivar Chandler chromosome 1, Walnut 2.0, whole genome shotgun sequence nucleotide sequence ATTTCCTTCAACCAATGGATTGGTTCTCTTTTCTTTAATGTTATCCGTCAAAACTTATATTTGCTAGTTGTGTTTATGCAGTCTAACCAGCCACATACATTTGTTGTTGTTACCCTTGATCCACCAATCCGTAAAGGGCAAACTTTGTACCCACATATAGTGTTGCAGGTATTTGTCAGGTTCACTGCATCACAATGGGTTTCCTGTTATTGCTATAATGCACTTATTTGCTCATCTTCATTCTTGCACAGTTTGAAACTGACTATGTAGTGGATAACGCCCTGTCAATAAGTGAAGATCTTTTGAACACCAAATATAAAGACAAGTTAGAACCATCTTATAAGGTACtttattcctctctctctctctctctatttattttttatttttttattagctcATTAGGCACTGTTTGTTTTTGGTTATTTTGTGTATTTgggtccaaaaaaaaaaaaaaaaaaattagttgtatATTTAGTAGTTGTGATTGAGTTTTTGGGACCTGGGCTTGCTGAATATACATGAGCTTCTCTGATGGCTTGGTTTAAACAAATAGGGACTCATTCATGAAGTGTTCACCACAATATTGCGTGGCTTGTCTGGTTCCAAAGTTACTAAACCAGGAAAATTCCGTAGCTGTCAAGATGGTTATGCGGTGAAGTCATCATTGAAGGCTGAAGATGGAGTCCTGTATCCACTTGAAAAGAGTTTCTTCTTTCTACCGAAACCTCCTACACTTATTCTTCATGAAGAGGTCTGTTCTTTTAACTTGTGCTGACAAATCATTGATTTGATTGTGTGATGGACATAACTTGGAGACTGACCTTGTTCATATTTCTATGATCAATACAAtcttgtttaccgatcaaaaaaaaaaaaaaagatcgagTATGTGGAATTCGAGAGGCATGCTGCTGGTGGCTCAAATATGCATTACTTTGATCTTCTTATAAGACTGAAAACCGAGCAAGAACATCTTTTTCGTAACATCCAGAGGAACGAATACCATAATCTTTTTGACTTCATCAGGTCACTTAAATTTATCATATCATTTAATGGATAGAGTCTTAAGGCcatcttcaaattttcacattttggCTGTTTGTGCAGTGGGAAGGGCTTGAAAATTATGAACCTGGGAGGTTTCCAAACTACAGATGGCGTAGCACGTGTTCTTcaggatgaagaagatgatgctGTTGATCCACATCTGGAGCGCATTAAGAATCTAGCTGGTGGAGATGAGAGTGATGAAGAGGTAGATCTTCTATTAATGGtttggtttttcaattttcctttttcctggGTTTTTTTATTGGCAGGGGGAGATCTTTCATAAACCTGCAGATAAATTTAAGATGGCTGAAATttttctagtatatatatatatatttccctaTTTCACAGCATTTACTAGATTTTGACCTTTATGGTACTTGCAGAAATATGTGGGATCTTGATGCTTATACtaatctatctctctctctctctctcgtgtatGTGTCCATGCATGTTCTAATTGTCTATAATATGTAACTGGGATATCTTTGCTGTTGTCTTTGTGCATTCATTTGCCTTTGCTTGCAGTTGTTTGAGTATTCATGGATCCAATTGTTTCGCCCACATGTTGGGTTTGCATGTTTCTTCAAGTGTTATTATCTGTTGTTTGTGTGCTCTTGCAAAAAAATATGCTTATCCGCTTGTGTTCCGTTCCTGCTTCTCGGTTATGCATTATTGGACCTTGGTATGCTCTTTGCTTAGGCATGTCTTTGGTGTGCTTTATCACAAGTGTGTATAAACATGGTAGCTTCTTGCAGGATGAAGATTTTGTTATTGACAAAGATGATGGTGGTTCTCCAACTGATGATTCTGGAGAGGAGGAATCTGATGCTAGCGAAAGTGGAGATGAGAAAGAGGCAAAACATTCTTATTTTCATAGTCTTTTTGGAGGATTACCAATTAGATTTTCTTCAGTTACTCTTGTTAATAagtatcttcttttctttctttgtttacTCACATAAAATGAGTGCCAAATTTTCAGAAGCCTGGGAAAAAGGAATCCAGAAAAGAGACTTCGTCTTCCAAGGCAACTTCTTCTAAGAAGAAATCTAgagatggagatgaagatgcttcaaagaagaaaaaacagaaaaagaagaaggatccaaatgcaccaaagaGGGCAATGTCTGGTTTCATGTTTTTCTCACAAATGGAAAGAGAGGTGACTTTTGTTCTACATTATGGGTGCTTGTATTGTCTTTAATAGTATAAAGCAGGTTcaaggaaaaatataattagttgGCATGGACAGTTTGGTTGTGTGGGCTTGGGAAGAAGTTATTCCTAGTTGGGGCAGTTTTTTTCCTCTAAATCTTTAACAATTAGAAGAAATATGCCCCCATGCAGGGCCTTTATTGATGTTTCCGACATATGCTCAATTATTTGGGTTCTCGTTGAGTGTATATTTTCAATGTTTGATATATGATTCTTCATCCTCGCTTGAACCTGACTCTAAGTCCTTGCCTGTGATGTTACCCAAAATCAGCCAGTTTTACAGTGAGCTGACTTTTGAAATCTCTGTGATTATAATATGCGAAAATAGAGAGATTTACCTGAGTTTTTTCATAAGGTAGTCTGCAATTGTCCTTTATGTTTTCTCTGAGACATGTATTTTTTGCTAACACTAATCGATCTGATAACAGAATGTCAAGAAAAGCAACCCTGGTATTGTGTTTACGGATGTGGGGAGAGTACTTGGAGATAAGTGGAAAAAGATGACAGGTACACGTGACTTAACTAATTCATTTGTTTCTTGAACTGAATCCGGATCTATCTCCATATGATTTTCCGATTACAGCTTGTATTATCTAGTCATGTTGAGTCAATGTACTTTTCCATTTGTGCCAAACAGCGGAGGAGAAAGAACCATATGAAGCAAAGGCTCGTCAAGACCAAAAACGTTACAGGGAGGAAATTAGTGGCTACAAGAACCAGCAACCGATGAATATAGATTCTGGGAATGAATCTGACAGCTCATAGATTGGATGGTGGATGTTATCCTCAGTTTTTGTTCAAATGTTATATCAGTCAGCTCATCTGTAATGTTAGTGCAGGATATTTTTCACATCCTTGACTATGTATCTATGCCATATCCGGTCAGAAGGTTTTTATCCCCCCTTTACCTTGATTGGCTAAACGGGTAATGAACTCCACTTGCAGTAGTTACCTTGGGAATagaccgataaaaaaaaaagttatcttgGGAATAGAAGTTCTAGATACTTCAAACATGTCACTGTACTGCGCGCACGAATATAAAAGTTTTCGGTCGTAACCTCGTAAGCACTCTGCTTCTTGGGTTTTACATTATGCATGTTCAAGAGGCTGTCAAGGCAGAACGACCATGGTCGCATCTAATCCTACTAGATATGCAGAGAGCAGCAACGATTAGACACAGAATTAGATGGTGCTGTGGCACCTCCAAAATATGTATTTGCAGAAGCAGCTCAGCCACACCAAGCTGCATCTGGTATTTATGAACCTTCTTTTCGCTGTTGTACATTTGAAGGGAAAAGTGCCAGTTGATCCTATTCCACAGTCACCTAGTTTCTTTCTTAACTGGAGATGCTATATGCAAAAAATTAAGGCATGAATCTTTCAGTTAGGTATGAAGCCACTAGCAACCTTATCCTCTTCGGATTTGTGTTTATGTTATTGAACAGTGTCGTATTGCAATTTAGATATGTGGGTCTTATGTAGCATTGTTTTCTTAATAAGGCTTTTGGCGCAAGGGAAACTGGCGAGGAAGAAAAAATTGGAGCATGTCCTACAAGACTGCTAGGTTCTTGTCTCCAAATTGCCATCTCTGAGCTGTGTGCCACTTTATCGTAAAAAGAATCAGATTCCTGTTGGTCTTATTTCAAATCCTGAAAGGGATTTTTGAGGTTGTGGATTTTATCATTTCCTTGATCTTGTTTTGTCTCAAAATGCTCATTGAAATATTTCACAGAACATCTTCCACTTGTACGAGTAGCTGAATAAATAAATGTAGTAGACAAGTAAACCAACAAAATCTCTAGACAAAGTGACCTAATAGAAGTCCTGGTACTCACCTGTCTCCTCCCATCATCTTActcccacctctctctctctcggctctcctCCTTTTTGCTCTTGTTTCTCGTTCAATTGAAACAAACACGCACAtgaaaatgttctctctttttaaagTTTTGCAAGTCATTCTCTAAAAATATAGGCTCCATTTATAGCTCATATATAGCATGATAGactcttttcttttaaacattttttaacatcttcGGCCGGGCTTGCAGTTAAGTGAACCTGAAAAGCGAGTCAACCTAGTGACAAATGTCCCTGGCTTCGCCTTGATCATGTCCATCCTGTTGAATTTCCTCTTCTTGCTAGGGTTTCCTGACTCAACAAAGAAGGCTCCATTCATCATAAGATCTCCTTCTGATCTCCACGTCCAGCGCTTCCATTCGCTCTCAGGGGCGTTATAGTCCCTCTTGGTCACCTAAAACATCCAAAAGAAACATTCAAAAGTAGTGTTAATATGTGCTTGGAATTCGGAAATGTACATACAATATACGTATGTTGCAATGTGGTAGCTACTTTATTAACGTGCATTACGCGAAATAAATTTTCCATAAATTAAGATTATACCTCCTTTGCTGCAAGGTTGGGTGGAGCTATGAAGCGGTTGCCCTGGCTTATAATGGTGGGGTTATGACTACCTCCAATGGCATACATAAGCCAGTGAGTGTAGTCATTGTTAACAACATGAAAGAAACCCCATCTGCACCTTGGCATCCTCTGCACCAATCCCCTTCCGAAATGGTTGAAAGCCACCGTGATTTGCATTATGGAATCACCGGCATAGGTATCACTGGCGCCAAACAACATCACCTGCATGCAccatcataatattatttaatttgatcGTAGTCTAATATTCATGCATGAAGATTATCTATATATCatgtaaaagtaaaaagaaaaggaaaaaaaagaaaagaaaacttacaTCGTTATGGCGGGTGAAATGGCCGTTTGAGATGGTGATGGCCGTGGACCCCTGAATGACATCAATAAGACCATCCTGACAATTGGACATGGAAATATGATCGAGCCAAATATCTGAGGATCCAAAGACAGAAATCCCATCTCCATCACTCTTCGTCCTAACCCCAATATGTTCCACAGAGTCTCTAATCATTCCACCTCCGGCAGCAACAATGTCATGTATGTGAAGACCATGAATAATCACGTTCCtgacaaaaaatatagaaataccAGCACCATAGGCAATGTGGACGTTGGCGCCACGGGCGTCGATTGTCTTGTCAGAGGTCATCAACAGCTCCTGGGACAGCTTGATGACCATGCTGCGCTCGAATATGATCCACAAGGGCTCCTTCTGGATCACGGCGTGTCGGAGAGTACCTGGCTTTGGGTCCATCACGTTGTTATCTGAGGAATCGGTCACAACGTAGAATTTGCCTCGCAGGCCTCCGGTTGTCTTGCGGCCGAATCCAAGGACGCATTTCGCCAACCTCTTGCGATTCGCAGCCCAGTTTTTCCGGCACCGCCAGCATCGATCAATTGGGTTTGTGGCCATGCATGGGCCTCTGTATTTCCCCAAGTGCCTCCTTGAGCTGTTTGTCCCCTTCAAGGCACTGCATGTACCACAAATtgtaacaataaataaataattcggATAGATACTATTATTTGTATACATCTTTTAGATTTATTAGtctcactatatatatttgcatcatcttatgattattaaaattttatttgtgttaattaaaataatatttcaaatagcATATATAGTTATCGTATTTACTCGTTAACTTTTGAGTTGAATTGCTCGGTGACCATTTCAGGGTTCGGTTGATAGGCCTCGAGGGAAGCCTTCTTCGCTTCCACTTCTCGTTTCTGCCAAAACTCGTCGAATTCACCAATGTTGGCCTGGAGGCTTGGAATTAACACAGCCAAGGAAACGAAGAAAACGAGCCTTAACTTAGTTACCGCCATTTCTATAtgtaatctctttttttttttttggctttgagTTAGTAAGTGGCCAAGGTCTTGGAATATTGAGTCGGCCGGCTGGGGTGCACCGGGATCAGACCTTGCCACAGTACTAACCGATACGATCAAACCAAGGCTCAGCTAGTTTTTAAGCTGGCAACATAGCCTCGGTCCAACTTATACCAAACACATTTGGAGGGTGATTTTAAATAGTAAACCAAGGAAGCTAAAATTAGGTGCGTAGACAATGGGGAGCCATCCTCTTCCAACTGTTTGACAGTCGAAATTTGCGAATGGGCTCATCACCATGCAACCCATGACCACTCCAATTTTGCCTACTGCTCCGTTGACCCTTACTGCACGGTTCTCTTTTCTTCTGAAGCTTTGGGGCCtgagatttttttggaatgcACGAGAATTTTAACGTAGCAGTGGAGGTTACTCCATACTAAAAATAGCCATTGCAAATATATGCATCATGAGGCCGATAAATATAATGATGCCAGCTGATTAGCTTTGAGAGGTTCAGCCCCTGCATGTAAAAACAGCACTGAACTGGTTAGTCAATCTTgtgtgatgatgatgatagatatatatatatatatatatatatatatatatcggctAGATTGAATTGTTTGCTCTCATTGAAGACTGCTTAAAGAAAGTAAAGCGTTTTTGAAAGGATTTGTCATCCAGCTTGGGAAAGCAATGATCCGGACATTATGTTTGTCTTTGACTGTCGGTGACATTGAACATATAATCGGCAAGATTGAATTGTTTGGTCTCACATGAGAAGACGGATTGAAGAAATTAAGCTACTCagtttgtttttaagaaatttttcaattcatctcatttaatcattataatttttttaaatttttatacaaaataaaataaataatttaatttttttaaattttaaaataaaaataatattttattcaatattttaattttaatttcaatacaTCTCATTTACAAAATCAAACTAGGCCGTTTCTAAAAAGGACTCGTCATCCTCTGGAAAAACAATCATTGACATATGTTGTTTGTCTTTTGTTGATCGGTGGCATTGAACGTATCGGTTACATGGGATTATGGGTCTCATGGAAGACGATTAGGAGAAAGTAAAGCACTAGgttttttttgggtaaaatctcaaattttaaaaaagcaaATTCCCAAGAACACTTATTCTCATACTTTTGACAAAAATCTGCAAAAATTCTTCATTATCACTGTTATAACTCAGTTCCTTGATTACTTGTTTTGCAATTAACTCTTTATTCCTCCCTATAATTTCCAAACACCCACCCCTCtagctcaactcaacatctaaacgtagcCTAAAAACCTTATAAGTTAAAATACCTAGGTCGATACAAACTTTCCATTATAATCAAGAAAGGCTGGGGGTATTGATCATCCACACTTctattcttcaaaaaatgtaaGCAGACTGAAAGACCAAGATATCCTGAACTAATACTATGTATGCACTATGTATGCATGGTCAAAACAAAGGAAGCTAAGGGGTCGCATCCTCCCCTGGATAAGAAGAAGCACTATGAATTGAGAAAGACCTTCCAGTTCTTTCTAGTCTGTAACCCCTCTTTTGTAAACCGTCATTtgcttgaaaacaaaaaaaaaaaaaaaaccaaaacaaagggTGTTTAGAAGTAAGAAAATTTCTAAAGCCTAACGGGTAAGGTTTATAGCTACCTTGTCAGCCTATAGATTTCTCTTTTGCCTAAAGAACCACCACTGAACCGAAAGAACGAGAACATATGAATATGGAATCAACCTTTTGACTTACGATGACAAAAATGCCCTGATATTTATATTCGAAACTATGTCCACCAGTGACACTTAACAATCAGAACAGGCAAAGAAATATATACCAAAAGTACATTAGAATACATCACAAAGCATACGCAACAATTTAAAGTAATCTATGTAAAAAGGCAATAACTATGTTCGCATCCTGACACAAACATTGACAACTCAAGGGCGTTCTCGGAAATAAGAGAACTTCTGAGGAAGCTTAAACTAAAACAGGAATTCCCACATTAGTGTTTTCATGGTTTGACAAAGCATCCAAGAGCACACAAAATTGCTATATCACCCATAAATTCAGTTCCAAAGGAGATTTTTTCAATCCTACAACAGACCTGGTACTATAATGATTTCTCTATCTGATGTTTATCATGTTGTGGCAGCAGCAGTTCCATTATATGTTGTCATGATAGTAGCCTACATCTCTGTGAAATGGTGGAAGCTTTTCACTCCAGATCAATGTGCAGGGATAAACAAGTTTGTGGCAAAATACTCAATTCCTCTATTATCGTTTCAAGTGATCTCTGCCAACAACCCCTACAAAATGAACCTTCAACTCATATTCGCAGACTTATTGCAGAAGCTACTTGCCTTTCTGGTATTGACAGCAATTACTAAAGTCAGCTCCCGAGGAGACTTGAATTGGATCATAACTGGCATCTCTCTGTCAACACTGCCTAACACACTAATCCTGGGAATGCCACTATTGAAAGCCATGTATGGGGAAGAAGCACCAGCACTCCTTTCCCAGATAATTGTCTTACAAAGCCTGATTTGGTACAATATATTGTTATTTCTGTTTGAGCTCAGTGCCGCAAAGGCAGCCCCTGTAACACCAGCATTAGAAGTCCCAGGTAGGAATTCAGAATTTGCAATTGAAGGATAGTGATTCAAAGTATCACTTACATAAGACATAAATAACTTTAATAGCATGAAACCTTCTTTCTTGAATTCCAATTTGAATTCCCTAAATTTGAATAGATGAGCCGTTTTCAATCAAGTCTAGTAAACTATAGACACCTAAGAAAAACCACCTTCCTTTTTTCcagttttctttgtttcttctctCCAGTTAAACTCTCTTCACTTCAATTGAATGTGTACCGATTAGAATCTCCCAGAAGGGTTTTCTGTGAAATACTCCTATAACATCAACAAGTGTATGTCATGGTACTACAATAGAGTGGGCTGTGAGTTAATGATTGTGATGATATTGTCCATACATTGGGTTAGTATCTTGCATAGAAccaaatgaaaattgaaatattacATAATCATGCTTTTGTGGTTTTCACTTTTGCTTATATACGTTTACGTTAGTAAAAAGTGGGTTTGTTGCTGTATAAAGTTGATACAGAAGCCCCCCAGGAAGCACAAAcaaaagaggaagaggaagagagagagaaaaaagatgaggaagaggaggaagcaAGAACCAGAACAACAACGAAAACCAAAACTATGCTCATTCTTTTGACAGTGGGGAAGAAGCTTTTTAGAAACCCCAATACACATGCAACTTTAACAGGTCTCATTTGGGCAAGCATACACTTCAAGTAAGCTTTGCAGGACCTTATAAAGACATAATTCTCATTATAGTTTCCAATCGAGACAGATTGTTGACAACATCTTTAATTCTCAAAAAGGGGCAATGGGGTTGACATTTTTTGCAGGTGGGGAGTAAAAATGCCAGAAATTGTTAAGCAATCGATACTCATAATTTCAAATGGGGGACTTGGCATGGCAATGTTCAGCTTAGGTATGAGAAAACACATGATGTGATTATGTGCCATACAAATTTTAAGAAAGACCTGTAGAGAatcattttttaacttctttcaATTGGATTACTTGACAGGTCTTTTCATGGCATCACGTGCTAGCATAATACCATGTGGAACCCGACTGGCATTGGTAGCAATGGGAATGAAGTTCTTGGTGGGGCCTGCCCTAATGGCAGTGCCTTCAACTGCCATTGGACTAAGGGGCAAAGTCCTTAGAGAGGCAATTGTGCAGGTACTTACAGTATGTTTTACTCTAGATCAGTACAACAATCAACCAAGGAGGGTTACAAAATCTTCTCTAATGCTGCAGGCAGCACTTCCTCAGGGAATTGTTCCATTTGTTTTTGCCAAAGAGTATAACGTACATCCCGACATATTGAGCACAGGGTAATTAGTGATTCACCCTGGCCATATCAAAGTTAAATTCTGCGTATGGTTTTTAACTAAGAATCTGAGATATCTGaatcttgttcttgtttcagggtaatttttggcataataatTTCCATGCCAATAGCTTTAGCCTACTACTTCCTTCTAGCATTGTAAAAATGCTGTTAGAAAGATGCAACATAACTCCATAACCACAAATTGCTGCGACATAGATCATCTAAACCAGGAAACGATCAATTGCTAAAGATGGACTGCAGATTGCAGAAGTATTAAccatttttttggaaaaaaaaagaagaagaagaagaagaagaagagagtttTCTTTG carries:
- the LOC109016617 gene encoding FACT complex subunit SSRP1 gives rise to the protein MTDGHLFNNISLGGRGGTNPGQLKIYSGGILWKKQGGGKAIEVDKADIMGVTWMKVPRTNQLGVRIKDGLFYKFTGFRDQDVTSLTNFFENTCGITPEEKQLSVSGRNWGEVDLNGNTLSFLVGSKQAFEVSLADVSQTQLQGKNDVILEFHVDDTTGANEKDSLMEISFHIPNSNTQFVGDENRPPAQVFREKIMSMADVGAGGEEAVVTFEGIAILTPRGRYNVELHLSFLRLQGQANDFKIQYSSVVRLFLLPKSNQPHTFVVVTLDPPIRKGQTLYPHIVLQFETDYVVDNALSISEDLLNTKYKDKLEPSYKGLIHEVFTTILRGLSGSKVTKPGKFRSCQDGYAVKSSLKAEDGVLYPLEKSFFFLPKPPTLILHEEIEYVEFERHAAGGSNMHYFDLLIRLKTEQEHLFRNIQRNEYHNLFDFISGKGLKIMNLGGFQTTDGVARVLQDEEDDAVDPHLERIKNLAGGDESDEEDEDFVIDKDDGGSPTDDSGEEESDASESGDEKEKPGKKESRKETSSSKATSSKKKSRDGDEDASKKKKQKKKKDPNAPKRAMSGFMFFSQMERENVKKSNPGIVFTDVGRVLGDKWKKMTAEEKEPYEAKARQDQKRYREEISGYKNQQPMNIDSGNESDSS
- the LOC108992810 gene encoding probable pectate lyase P59, yielding MAVTKLRLVFFVSLAVLIPSLQANIGEFDEFWQKREVEAKKASLEAYQPNPEMVTEQFNSKVNDALKGTNSSRRHLGKYRGPCMATNPIDRCWRCRKNWAANRKRLAKCVLGFGRKTTGGLRGKFYVVTDSSDNNVMDPKPGTLRHAVIQKEPLWIIFERSMVIKLSQELLMTSDKTIDARGANVHIAYGAGISIFFVRNVIIHGLHIHDIVAAGGGMIRDSVEHIGVRTKSDGDGISVFGSSDIWLDHISMSNCQDGLIDVIQGSTAITISNGHFTRHNDVMLFGASDTYAGDSIMQITVAFNHFGRGLVQRMPRCRWGFFHVVNNDYTHWLMYAIGGSHNPTIISQGNRFIAPPNLAAKEVTKRDYNAPESEWKRWTWRSEGDLMMNGAFFVESGNPSKKRKFNRMDMIKAKPGTFVTRLTRFSGSLNCKPGRRC
- the LOC108992811 gene encoding probable auxin efflux carrier component 8: MISLSDVYHVVAAAVPLYVVMIVAYISVKWWKLFTPDQCAGINKFVAKYSIPLLSFQVISANNPYKMNLQLIFADLLQKLLAFLVLTAITKVSSRGDLNWIITGISLSTLPNTLILGMPLLKAMYGEEAPALLSQIIVLQSLIWYNILLFLFELSAAKAAPVTPALEVPVDTEAPQEAQTKEEEEEREKKDEEEEEARTRTTTKTKTMLILLTVGKKLFRNPNTHATLTGLIWASIHFKWGVKMPEIVKQSILIISNGGLGMAMFSLGLFMASRASIIPCGTRLALVAMGMKFLVGPALMAVPSTAIGLRGKVLREAIVQAALPQGIVPFVFAKEYNVHPDILSTGVIFGIIISMPIALAYYFLLAL